A genomic segment from Triticum dicoccoides isolate Atlit2015 ecotype Zavitan chromosome 1A, WEW_v2.0, whole genome shotgun sequence encodes:
- the LOC119282332 gene encoding uncharacterized protein LOC119282332, whose amino-acid sequence MARAFFHTPQRQHHLAELRIEGDQSPIAFSDTCAAGRKRRCLFPAFSPRKKILVDLPPFSSAPAPSPPPSGARTVSVFSSALSPSSGSNGSFAFCALPEQPSPKGSNRSGAFAFLTSPERSLTPMGSTASSGFGVFSSRPSLSPGHGGSNGTGAIASLAPPTPTRTGSNGNDGGEPVFLASPNTALGRKDSSTSAADKVLSPAGPRISGGGDLVFSPPLVLTASRTSASPERKPEGSTLWSRRRGNKRQLEEQLQVTVPLKKVAKTEALAIGDPTRRAALSVSSTRPCCAFVNSPAKAINQEANKDILAASGASCSSSPYQSPAGTICTFDASPTRPLEKASKRESEGGDGHGAAACPGAEVVVCVTCSCGARKEFCFDHRH is encoded by the exons ATGGCCCGCGCTTTCTTCCACACCCCGCAGCGGCAGCACCACCTCGCCGAGCTCCGCATTGAGGGCGACCAGTCGCCGATCGCCTTCTCCGACACCTGCGCCGCCGGCCGCAAGCGCCGCTGCCTCTTCCCCGCCTTCTCCCCGCGCAAGAAGATTTTGGTCGACCTGCCCCCCTTCTCCTCCGCGCCCGCGCCTTCCCCGCCACCCAGCGGCGCCCGCACCGTCAGCGTTTTCTCGTCGGCGCTGTCGCCTTCCAGCGGAAGCAACGGAAGCTTCGCGTTCTGCGCTTTGCCGGAGCAGCCATCGCCCAAGGGCTCCAACCGCAGCGGCGCCTTCGCGTTCTTGACTTCGCCGGAGCGGTCGCTGACACCCATGGGTTCCACCGCCAGCAGCGGTTTTGGGGTCTTTTCTTCTCGGCCGTCGTTATCTCCCGGCCACGGGGGCTCCAACGGAACCGGCGCCATCGCGTCCTTGGCTCCCCCGACGCCGACGCGCACGGGATCCAACGGCAACGACGGCGGGGAACCGGTGTTCCTGGCTTCTCCGAACACGGCGCTCGGGCGGAAAGATTCTTCAACGTCTGCGGCAGACAAGGTATTGTCTCCCGCGGGTCCCCGGATCAGCGGCGGTGGCGatctcgtcttctcgccgccactcGTCCTCACGGCCTCCCGGACGTCGGCATCTCCGGAGCGGAAGCCCGAGGGGAGCACCCTCTGGTCACGGCGCCGCGGGAACAAGCGGCAGTTGGAAGAGCAGCTGCAGGTCACCGTGCCGCTGAAGAAGGTCGCCAAGACGGAAGCGCTGGCCATCGGCGACCCTACCCGTCGCGCCGCCCTGTCCGTGTCGTCGACCAGGCCGTGCTGCGCGTTCGTCAATTCGCCGGCGAAGGCGATCAATCAG GAAGCCAACAAGGACATCCTCGCCGCCAGCGGCGCATCCTGCTCCTCATCGCCGTATCAGTCACCGGCGGGAACGATCTGCACGTTCGACGCATCGCCAACAAGGCCGCTGGAGAAGGCGAGCAAGCGG GAGAGCGAGGGCGGAGATGGCCATGGAGCGGCGGCGTGCCCAGGCGCCGAGGTGGTGGTGTGCGTGACCTGCTCGTGCGGTGCCCGGAAGGAGTTCTGCTTCGACCACCGCCACTGA